GCTTTGCACAAGAAATATTACTTGTAAGATTTGCCAATTCTCATCCCAGAATCTCCCGAACTACGGCCGCAAGCTCCCTCAACTGAAAGGGCTTGCTGATGAATCTCTCGGCACCCAACGCAAGAGCATTCTTTCCGGAATCATTGGCCGTGTATCCGCTGGCAATGATTACCTTGACCGTTGGATTCATCCGGATGAGTTCTTGAAGACACCTCTGCCCGCCCATGCCAGGCATGCCCAGGTCCATGATTACTACGTCGATGGACGACCCCTTCTCGGCATACAAGATAATGGCTTCCTCGCCGCTCGCCGCAGCAAGCACCGTGTAGCCGCAAGCCTGCAACCCCTCGACAGTCAGTTCGCGAACGTCAAACTCGTCATCCACCACAAGAATGGTTTCCGTGCCAGTAAGCGGGGCGCTTGTTTCCAAAGCCTCCCTAGGACGGCACTCCGCCACCCCATGCAGGGCAGGCCAATAGACTTTGAAAACCGTGCCTTGCCCAGGCTCACTGTAACAAAGAATGTGGCCGTTATGGTCCTTGACGATCCCATAGACCGACGCCAAGCCCAAGCCGGTACCCTTGCCGATCTCCTTGGTGGTAAAAAAAGGATCAAAGGCGTGATCCAAGATTTGGCTATCCATGCCGATCCCCGTGTCCGTCACGCTCAGCAGCACATACTCCCCAGGTTCCGCGTCTAAGTGTACCCTTGTGAAGTCAGCGTCCAATGTTGCATTGCTTGTCTCAATGATCAGCTTGCCGCCGTCCGGCATGGCATCCGCGGCATTGCTCCCCAAGTTGAGCAGTACCTGTTCAACCTGCGTCGGGTCGGCATTGATCAACCATAGCGAACTGTCCAGATGCGCCTCTATGTCGACCATCCTGGGGATGGTCCTCTTAAGCATCGTGACGGTTTCGTCCACCTCCCGGTTCAAGTCTATGGGTTGTTTCCATGCCTCAGACTTGCGACTGAAAAAGAGCATCTGCTTGACAAGCTGGGCTGCCCGGCCAATAGATTTTTCCATTTTTTTCAAACGGTCGGCCACAACTGAGGTCTCAGAGACATCCTTCTGAAGCAACTGCACATGTCCGGTCATGGCCTGCAGGAGATTATTGAAATCATGGGCCACGCCCCCGGCCAAGGTACCCAAAGATTCCATTTTCTGGGCATGAGCGAGTTGGGCCTGAAGCTTTCTGCGCTCCTCCTCTGCCCGCTTACGTTCGGTGACATCTCGGTCAAATGCGATACCCAGGAAACGCCCCTTGTACTCTATGTAATTGGTGGTCACCTCCACCGGAAAAA
The window above is part of the Deltaproteobacteria bacterium genome. Proteins encoded here:
- a CDS encoding PAS domain S-box protein — protein: MPSSSKMKKEPAKANFFDTHDILMNAPIGVFASTPSGSFVSVNPAFARMFGYDSPESMIRSVTDIGRQIYADPKNRETFKALLQMNGKVDNYECRFCRVDGTEFWGAIHAKQIQGDGKDVGNYYGFVMDITQRKQDEEALLLTQFAMDRAPDSILWVDADGKIAYANDAAYFSLGYSQEELLGAEIFDIDPEFPPERWEQHKADLKKQKRMTFEGLHRTKDGRFFPVEVTTNYIEYKGRFLGIAFDRDVTERKRAEEERRKLQAQLAHAQKMESLGTLAGGVAHDFNNLLQAMTGHVQLLQKDVSETSVVADRLKKMEKSIGRAAQLVKQMLFFSRKSEAWKQPIDLNREVDETVTMLKRTIPRMVDIEAHLDSSLWLINADPTQVEQVLLNLGSNAADAMPDGGKLIIETSNATLDADFTRVHLDAEPGEYVLLSVTDTGIGMDSQILDHAFDPFFTTKEIGKGTGLGLASVYGIVKDHNGHILCYSEPGQGTVFKVYWPALHGVAECRPREALETSAPLTGTETILVVDDEFDVRELTVEGLQACGYTVLAAASGEEAIILYAEKGSSIDVVIMDLGMPGMGGQRCLQELIRMNPTVKVIIASGYTANDSGKNALALGAERFISKPFQLRELAAVVREILG